In Labrus bergylta chromosome 11, fLabBer1.1, whole genome shotgun sequence, one genomic interval encodes:
- the LOC109989279 gene encoding trace amine-associated receptor 13c-like, whose protein sequence is MMVAGFSQEQFCFPESNASCVLTQFSVGTKFILYLLFSLGMLITILGNTVVIVSISHFKQLHNSTNVLILSLALVDLLVGVIVMPFSAIRTVHGCWFYGEVFCQLHSSFDMFLTSVSIFHLICIAIDRHEAICDPLHYSMKITMPVAWIMVCCSWALAAVYSFGLLYSKANVAGLEDYIESIYCLGSCNLLFNHLWGILDSIIAFFFPCIVMVCLYTKIFIVARDHVRKIGDMKSSSNERGKIGFIKQSEHKAAKTLGIVLGSFIFCWMPFFLNSIADAYTGFSTPVAVFEAFVWLGYFNSTLNPIIYALFYPWFRKCFYLIINLKIFSPNSSSIKVHTLTQL, encoded by the coding sequence ATGATGGTAGCTGGATTTTCTCAGGAGCAATTTTGTTTTCCTGAGTCTAATGCCTCTTGTGTCCTGACACAGTTCAGTGTGGGGACCAAATTCATCCtctatttattgttttctttaggCATGCTGATTACAATTTTAGGAAACACAGTTGTCATTGTGTCAATTAGCCATTTCAAGCAGCTGCATAATTCTACCAATGTACTTATTTTATCTCTTGCTCTGGTTGATCTACTAGTTGGTGTTATTGTGATGCCTTTCAGTGCCATCAGAACTGTTCATGGCTGCTGGTTTTATGGGGAAGTCTTCTGTCAGTTGCACTCCAGCTTTGATATGTTTCTTACTAGTGTCTCTATTTTCCATCTAATTTGCATTGCTATAGACAGACATGAAGCTATATGCGATCCTCTGCATTATTCCATGAAGATCACAATGCCAGTGGCCTGGATTATGGTATGTTGCAGCTGGGCACTGGCTGCTGTCTACTCTTTTGGACTACTTTACTCAAAGGCAAATGTTGCTGGGTTGGAGGATTACATAGAATCAATTTACTGCCTTGGCAGCTGTAACCTTCTCTTTAACCACCTTTGGGGAATCCTGGACAGCATTAttgcctttttctttccttgtaTTGTAATGGTTTGCCTGTACACTAAAATATTCATTGTTGCTAGAGATCACGTTCGAAAGATTGGAGATATGAAAAGTTCTTCAAATGAGAGAGGGAAAATTGGCTTTATTAAACAATCCGAGCACAAGGCTGCAAAGACTCTAGGAATCGTGCTTGGTTCTTTCATCTTCTGCTGGAtgcctttttttctaaattcaaTAGCAGATGCATATACTGGCTTTAGCACACCAGTTGCTGTCTTTGAAGCATTTGTTTGGTTGGGCTACTTTAATTCAACCTTGAACCCAATTATCTATGCCTTATTTTATCCTTGGTTTAGGAAATGCTTTTACCTCATTATTAACCTAAAAATATTTAGCCCCAATTCTTCATCCATAAAGGTGCATACTCTGACACAGTTATGA
- the LOC136180512 gene encoding trace amine-associated receptor 1-like, whose translation MESELCYESSNASCLRTTYPIPLRVTLYIILGVIIILTVCGNLLVTFSVAYFKQLHTPTNYLIFSLAMSDLLLGIIVMLPGMIRYIETCWYFGEFFFDRYYAVCQPLLYRSKISVNVVLIMILISWSISVLVGFGIVFLKLNILGVEEFYYNHVACEGGCVLFQSGVSSTVSSVISFYMPGIIMVGVYVKIFLVAQTQFRSIQNAGCVNSVKISNTSQTKATKTLAIVMGVFLCFWTPFFIVNIIDPYVGYSIPPESFETLLLLGYLNSTVNPMIYAFFYSWFRKAFRLLTSGNIFKSDISETTLFTE comes from the exons ATGGAGTCAGAGCTCTGCTATGAGTCAAGCAATGCTTCGTGTCTGAGGACAACCTATCCCATACCCCTACGTGTTACCCTCTACATCATTTTAGGGGTCATAATCATTCTAACAGTGTGTGGAAACCTTTTGGTCACTTTCTCAGTGGCTTATTTTAAGCAGCTCCATACTCCAACAAATTACCTGATTTTCTCTCTGGCTATGTCTGACCTGCTTTTAGGGATAATTGTCATGTTACCTGGTATGATTCGATATATAGAGACTTGTTGGTATTTTGGTGAGTTCTTCT TTGACCGATACTACGCTGTTTGCCAACCTCTGCTTTACAGAAGTAAAATATCAGTGAATGTTGTGTTGATCATGATCCTGATCAGTTGGAGTATTTCTGTTCTTGTAGGCTTTGGAATAGTTTTtctaaagttaaatattttgggTGTTGAAGAGTTTTACTATAACCATGTTGCATGTGAAGGaggatgtgttttgtttcagagtGGAGTCTCTAGTACTGTCTCCTCAGTGATTTCCTTTTACATGCCTGGAATAATAATGGTTGGTGTTTATGTGAAGATTTTCCTTGTGGCACAGACACAGTTTCGCAGCATACagaatgcaggatgtgtgaACTCAGTAAAAATTTCAAACACAAGCCAGACAAAAGCCACTAAAACCCTGGCTATTGTAATGGgggtttttctgtgtttttggactccattttttattgttaacaTCATTGATCCTTATGTCGGTTACTCAATACCCCCTGAATCGTTTGAAACCCTTTTATTGTTGGGCTACTTGAATTCTACTGTGAACCCTATGATTTATGCATTCTTTTATAGTTGGTTCAGAAAGGCGTTTAGATTATTAACCTCAGGTAACATCTTTAAATCTGACATTTCTGAGACAACACTTTTCACTGAATAA
- the LOC109989281 gene encoding trace amine-associated receptor 13c-like — translation MMTGGLSEEHYCFPGFNVSCVRTQFSVGTKFALFMLFALSMGITILGNTVVIVSISHFKQLHNPTNVLILSLALVDLLVGVIVMPFSAIRTVHGCWFYGEVFCQLHSSFDMFLTTLSIFHLICIAVDRHEAICDPMHYSMKITMPVAWIMVCCSWALAAVYCFGLLYSKASVAGLEDYIESIYCLGSCYLLFNHLWGILDSILSFFFSCTVMIFLYTKIFIVAKAHAQKIGDVKKGTNEKGRAGLLKQSEHKAAKTLSIVLGAFIFCWMPFFTISLFEMILGFSTPVAVFEAFFWLGYFNSTLNPIIYALFYPCFKKCFYCIITLKIFSPSSSTMNVAFK, via the coding sequence ATGATGACTGGTGGCCTTTCTGAAGAGCATTACTGTTTTCCAGGCTTTAATGTATCATGTGTTAGGACACAGTTCAGTGTGGGGACCAAGTTTGCCCTCTTTATGTTGTTCGCTTTAAGCATGGGTATAACCATTTTAGGAAACACGGTTGTCATTGTGTCAATTAGCCATTTCAAGCAGCTGCATAATCCTACCAATGTGCTTATTTTATCTCTTGCTCTGGTTGATCTACTAGTTGGTGTTATTGTGATGCCTTTCAGTGCCATCAGAACTGTTCATGGCTGCTGGTTTTACGGGGAAGTTTTCTGTCAGTTGCACTCCAGTTTTGATATGTTTCTCACCACTCTTTCTATCTTTCATCTCATTTGCATCGCTGTAGACAGACATGAAGCTATATGCGATCCTATGCATTATTCCATGAAGATCACAATGCCAGTGGCCTGGATTATGGTATGTTGCAGCTGGGCACTGGCTGCTGTCTACTGTTTTGGATTGCTTTACTCAAAAGCAAGTGTTGCTGGGTTGGAGGATTACATAGAATCAATTTACTGCCTTGGTAGTTGTTATCTTCTCTTTAACCACCTTTGGGGAATCCTGGACAGTatactttcctttttcttttcgtGCACTGTAATGATTTTCCTGTACACTAAAATTTTTATTGTTGCTAAAGCGCATGCACAAAAGATTGGAGATGTGAAAAAAGGTACCAATGAAAAAGGAAGAGCTGGGTTGCTTAAGCAATCTGAGCACAAGGCTGCAAAGACTCTTAGTATTGTGCTCGGTGCATTCATCTTCTGTTGGATGCCATTTTTCACAATCTCTTTGTTTGAAATGATCTTAGGCTTCTCCACACCAGTTGCTGTGTTTGAGGCCTTTTTCTGGTTGGGTTACTTTAATTCCACCTTGAACCCAATTATTTATGCCTTATTTTATccctgcttcaaaaaatgtttCTATTGTATCATCACACTGAAAATATTCAGCCCGAGTTCTTCAACCATGAATGTAgcttttaaatga
- the LOC109978502 gene encoding trace amine-associated receptor 1-like has protein sequence MSDLLLGILVMFPGMIHTVESCWYFGDFFCQIYMSSDVSLSTASILNLSFISVDRYYAVCQPLLYRRKISVNVVLIMILICWSISPIIGFGMIFLKLNILGVEEFYYNHVVCEGGCVLFQSGVSSIVSSVISFYLPGIIMVGVYVKIFLVAQTQFRSIQIAGCVNSVKKSNTSQTKATKTLAIVMGVFLCFWTPFFVCNIIDPFISYSKPPELFETLVWFGYLNSTVNPIIYAFFYSWFRKAFKLLTSGDSFKSDISETTLFTE, from the coding sequence ATGTCTGACCTGCTTTTAGGGATACTAGTCATGTTTCCTGGAATGATTCATACTGTTGAGTCTTGTTGGTATTTTGGGGACTTCTTCTGTCAAATCTACATGAGTTCTGATGTCTCGTTGAGTACAGCATCAATTCTCAATCTTTCCTTCATATCAGTTGACCGATACTACGCTGTTTGCCAACCTCTGCtttacagaagaaaaatatCTGTGAATGTTGTGTTAATCATGATTCTGATCTGTTGGAGTATTTCTCCCATCATAGGTTTTGGAATGATTTTTCTGAAGTTAAATATTTTGGGTGTTGAAGAGTTTTACTATAACCATGTTGTTTGTGAAGGaggatgtgttttgtttcagagtGGAGTGTCTAGTATTGTCTCCTCAGTGATTTCTTTTTACTTGCCCGGGATAATAATGGTTGGTGTTTATGTGAAGATTTTCCTTGTGGCACAGACACAGTTTCGCAGCATACAAATTGCAGGATGTGTGAACTCCgtaaaaaagtcaaacacaagCCAGACAAAGGCCACTAAAACCCTGGCTATTGTAATGGgggtttttctttgtttttggacTCCATTTTTCGTCTGTAACATCATCGATCCTTTTATTAGTTACTCAAAACCCCCTGAGTTGTTTGAAACACTTGTATGGTTTGGCTACTTGAATTCTACTGTGAACCCTATAATATATGCATTCTTTTATAGTTGGTTCAGAAAGGCGTTTAAATTATTAACCTCAGGTGACAGCTTTAAATCTGACATTTCTGAGACAACACTTTTCACTGAATAA
- the LOC109989282 gene encoding trace amine-associated receptor 1-like: MESELCYESSNASCLKTSYPMPRRVALYVILGVIIILTVCGNLLVTFSVAYFKQLHTPTNYLIFSLAVSDLLLGILVMFPGMIRFIESCWYFGNFFFDRYYAVCQPLLYRRKISVNVVLIMILICWSISVLVGFGMIFLKLNILGVEEFYYNHVVCEGGCVMFQSKMSSTVSSILSFYLPGIIMLCIYLKIFLVAQKQFQTIHNAGCVNSVKMSNTGQTKATKTLAIVMGVFLSFWTPFFVFNFMDPFISHSPPPSLYGTLIWLGYFNSTVNPMIYAYFYSWFRKAFKLLTSGNIFKSDISETTLFTE; encoded by the exons ATGGAGTCAGAGCTCTGCTATGAGTCAAGCAATGCTTCATGTCTGAAGACAAGTTATCCCATGCCACGACGTGTTGCTCTCTATGTGATTTTAGGGGTCATAATCATCCTAACAGTGTGTGGAAACCTTTTGGTCACTTTCTCAGTGGCTTATTTTAAGCAGCTCCATACTCCAACAAATTACCTGATTTTCTCTCTGGCTGTGTCTGACCTGCTTTTAGGGATCCTAGTCATGTTTCCCGGTATGATTCGATTTATAGAGTCTTGTTGGTATTTTGGGAACTTCTTCT TTGACCGATACTACGCTGTTTGCCAACCTCTGCtttacagaagaaaaatatCTGTGAATGTTGTGTTGATCATGATCCTGATCTGTTGGAGTATTTCAGTTCTTGTAGGCTTTGGAATGATTTTCCTCAAGTTAAATATTTTGGGTGTTGAAGAGTTTTATTATAACCATGTTGTATGTGAAGGAGGATGTGTTATGTTTCAGAGTAAAATGTCTAGTACTGTCTCGTCCATTCTTTCATTTTACTTGCCAGGAATAATAATGCTCTGTATTTACCTTAAGATTTTCCTTGTGGCCCAGAAACAGTTTCAGACCATACATAATGCAGGATGTGTGAACTcagtaaaaatgtcaaatacagGCCAGACAAAAGCCACTAAAACCCTGGCTATTGTAATGggggtttttctttctttttggactcccttttttgtctttaacttTATGGATCCCTTTATTAGTCACTCACCCCCACCTAGTTTGTATGGAACCCTTATATGGTTGGGTTACTTCAATTCTACTGTGAACCCTATGATATATGCATACTTTTATAGTTGGTTCAGAAAGGCTTTTAAATTATTGACCTCAGGTAACATCTTTAAATCTGACATTTCAGAAACAACACTTTTCACTGAATAA
- the LOC109989280 gene encoding trace amine-associated receptor 13c-like, with translation MTGGLSEEHYCFPGFNVSCVRTQFSVGTKFALFMLFALSMGLTILGNTVVIVSISHFKQLHNPTNVLILSLALVDLLVGVIVMPFSAIRTVHGCWFYGEVFCQLHSSFDMFLTTLSIFHLICIAVDRQQAICDPLHYSMKITMPVAWIMVCCSWALAAVFSFGLLYSKANVAGLEDYIESINCLGSCYLLFNHLWGILDSIIVFFFPCIVMVCLYTQIFVVAKEHLQKIGDVKHSSKDRGRIWVIKQSEHKAAKTLGIVLGAFIFCWMPFFFNSVGDAYNGFSTPVAVFETFVWLGYFNSTLNPIIYALFYPCFKKCFYCIITLKIFSPNSSTMNVSLK, from the coding sequence ATGACTGGTGGCCTTTCTGAAGAGCATTACTGTTTTCCAGGCTTTAATGTATCATGTGTTAGGACACAGTTCAGTGTGGGGACCAAGTTTGCCCTCTTTATGTTGTTCGCTTTAAGCATGGGTTTAACCATTTTAGGAAACACGGTTGTCATTGTGTCAATTAGCCATTTTAAGCAGCTGCATAATCCTACCAATGTGCTTATTTTATCTCTTGCTCTGGTTGATCTACTAGTTGGTGTTATTGTGATGCCTTTCAGTGCCATCAGAACTGTTCATGGCTGCTGGTTTTACGGGGAAGTCTTCTGTCAGTTGCACTCCAGTTTTGATATGTTTCTTACCACTCTTTCTATCTTTCATCTCATTTGCATCGCTGTAGACAGACAGCAAGCAATATGCGATCCTCTGCATTATTCGATGAAGATTACAATGCCAGTGGCCTGGATTATGGTATGTTGCAGCTGGGCACTGGCTGCTGTCTTCTCGTTTGGACTACTTTACTCAAAGGCCAATGTTGCTGGGTTGGAGGATTACATAGAATCAATTAATTGCCTTGGAAGTTGTTACCTTCTCTTTAACCACCTTTGGGGAATCCTGGACAGCattattgtctttttctttccctgtaTTGTAATGGTTTGCCTGTACACTCAAATATTTGTTGTAGCTAAAGAGCATTTACAAAAGATTGGAGATGTGAAACATTCTTCAAAGGACAGAGGAAGAATTTGGGTCATTAAACAATCTGAGCACAAGGCTGCAAAGACTTTGGGAATTGTGCTTGGTGCATTCATCTTCTGTTggatgccatttttttttaattcagtagGTGATGCATACAATGGCTTTAGCACACCAGTTGCTGTCTTTGAAACATTTGTTTGGTTGGGCTATTTTAATTCAACCTTGAACCCAATTATTTATGCCTTGTTTTATCCCTGCTTCAAAAAGTGTTTCTACTGTATCATCACACTGAAAATATTTAGCCCAAATTCTTCAACCATGAATGTATCTCTTAAATGA